A single Ziziphus jujuba cultivar Dongzao chromosome 11, ASM3175591v1 DNA region contains:
- the LOC107433355 gene encoding probable beta-D-xylosidase 5: MAGCKMMFVCCLLLTLLAMSHGRENPKVLTLSDDDVSHVCNPSRFMKLGLEMSKFVYCDSSLPYEVRAKDLVDRMTLAEKVQQMGNNAQGVARIGLPKYEWWSEALHGVSNVGPGTYFDDVVPGATSFPTVILTAASFNKSLWRNIGEFVSTEARAMYNLGRAGLTYWSPNINVVRDPRWGRILETPGEDPYVVGLYATNYVRGLQDVKGTENTTDLSSRPLKVASCCKHYTAYDLDAWRGVDRYHFNAKVTEQDMTETFLRPFEMCVKDGDVSSVMCSYNSVNGIPTCADPNLLKGIIRGKWNLHGYIVSDCDSIEVMVDGHKWLGDNKEQASSQALTAGLDLDCGSYYGDSLQGAVLDGLIKEKDIDRSLKYLYIVLMRLGFFDGNPTFRSLGKDDVCSVEHVELALEAAREGIVLLKNDGDTLPLNINKVNSIAIVGPHGNATSAMIGNYAGVPCKIVSPLDAFTALNNKKVTFEMGCSNVLCADNNNGGLIFTAMQSTKDADVTLLFVGLDLSVEAESLDRTDLLLPGDQTDLINQVAATAKGPVILVIMSAGGVDITFAKNNPNIKSILWVGYPGEQGGQAIVDVVFGNYNPGGRLPVTWYEADYVNQLPMTSMQLRPVESLNYPGRTYRFFNGSTVYPFGYGLSYTKFAYKLVSSTQKLDIKLANHQHCRVVNYLDPKFKQDCPAAGVDQLDCDANTVTVEVAVQNVGPKDGNEVVLVYAKAPQGIAGTYIKQLIAFERVFVAAGGTQNVKFELDPCKCFNIVQDTAYNVLPSGIHGIEIGNNAAITTTLQVNLHH, from the exons ATGGCAGGTTGTAAGATGATGTTTGTTTGCTGTTTGTTGTTGACGTTGTTAGCCATGAGTCATGGAAGAGAGAACCCGAAGGTTCTGACTCTGTCTGATGATGATGTGAGTCACGTTTGCAACCCTTCCAGATTTATGAAACTTGGATTGGAGATGAGCAAGTTTGTGTACTGTGACTCGTCTCTGCCATACGAAGTGAGGGCAAAGGACTTGGTGGACCGAATGACACTGGCAGAGAAGGTGCAACAAATGGGAAACAATGCTCAAGGAGTGGCGAGGATTGGACTTCCTAAGTACGAGTGGTGGTCAGAAGCACTCCATGGAGTCTCAAATGTTGGTCCTGGAACTTACTTCGATGATGTTGTTCCCGGTGCTACCAGTTTTCCCACTGTTATTCTCACTGCTGCATCTTTCAATAAGTCACTCTGGAGAAACATAGGCGAG tTCGTGTCGACTGAAGCAAGGGCAATGTACAATCTAGGAAGAGCTGGATTGACATATTGGAGTCCGAACATAAATGTAGTGAGAGATCCAAGATGGGGAAGAATTCTTGAGACGCCCGGTGAAGATCCATATGTAGTTGGTTTGTATGCTACCAATTACGTGAGGGGGCTTCAGGATGTTAAGGGGACAGAGAATACTACAGATTTGAGCTCTAGACCTCTTAAGGTTGCTTCTTGCTGTAAGCACTATACCGCCTATGATCTTGATGCATGGCGTGGAGTTGATCGATACCATTTCAATGCTAAG GTGACAGAACAAGATATGACAGAAACTTTTCTTCGTCCTTTCGAAATGTGTGTTAAGGATGGTGATGTTTCTAGTGTTATGTGCTCTTACAATAGTGTCAATGGTATTCCAACCTGTGCGGATCCTAATCTTTTGAAGGGCATCATTAGAGGCAAATGGAACCTTCATGG ATATATTGTTTCTGACTGTGATTCTATCGAGGTGATGGTGGATGGTCACAAATGGTTAGGGGACAATAAAGAGCAAGCTTCTTCACAAGCCCTTACAGCAG gtTTGGATCTGGATTGTGGAAGTTACTACGGTGACAGCCTTCAAGGCGCAGTTCTTGATggattaatcaaagaaaaagatattGATAGATCACTTAAGTATCTTTATATTGTGTTGATGAGGCTTGGTTTCTTCGATGGAAACCCTACTTTTCGATCCCTTGGTAAGGATGATGTATGCTCAGTTGAACATGTAGAGTTGGCTCTCGAAGCAGCAAGAGAAGGGATTGTACTTTTGAAGAATGATGGGGATACTTTACCTCTCAATATTAACAAAGTTAATAGCATTGCAATAGTTGGACCTCATGGCAACGCCACCTCTGCCATGATTGGAAACTATGCCGGTGTTCCTTGTAAGATAGTTTCTCCGTTGGATGCATTTACAGCACTCAACAACAAAAAGGTGACGTTCGAAATGGGATGTTCCAATGTTCTATGTgctgataataataatggtggCTTAATTTTTACTGCTATGCAATCTACCAAGGATGCAGATGTTACATTATTGTTTGTGGGTTTGGATCTGTCAGTGGAGGCAGAGTCTTTGGATAGAACTGATCTCCTACTTCCAGGGGACCAAACTGACCTCATCAACCAAGTTGCTGCAACTGCCAAGGGTCCAGTTATTCTTGTAATCATGTCTGCTGGAGGGGTTGATATTACCTTTGCTAAGAACAATCCAAACATCAAATCCATTTTATGGGTTGGGTATCCCGGTGAACAAGGAGGCCAGGCCATTGTAGATGTTGTGTTTGGCAATTACAATCCAg GTGGTAGATTACCTGTGACATGGTATGAAGCAGATTATGTTAACCAGCTACCTATGACATCCATGCAATTGAGGCCGGTTGAGAGTTTAAACTACCCGGGAAGGACTTACAGGTTCTTTAATGGGTCAACTGTTTACCCATTTGGTTATGGATTGAGCTACACCAAGTTTGCATACAAACTTGTATCATCTACTCAAAAATTGGACATCAAATTGGCAAATCATCAGCATTGCCGTGTGGTAAACTATTTGGATCCCAAATTTAAACAAGACTGTCCGGCTGCAGGAGTGGATCAACTGGACTGTGATGCTAATACGGTGACAGTTGAAGTAGCTGTGCAAAATGTGGGTCCCAAGGATGGCAATGAGGTTGTGTTGGTATATGCAAAGGCTCCACAAGGTATTGCTGGAACTTACATTAAGCAACTGATTGCATTTGAGAGAGTATTTGTAGCCGCTGGTGGAACTCAAAATGTCaaatttgaacttgatccttGCAAGTGCTTTAACATCGTTCAAGATACTGCTTATAACGTGTTACCATCTGGTATCCATGGAATTGAGATTGGAAATAATGCTGCTATCACAACAACTCTTCAAGTCAACCTCCATCATTAG
- the LOC107433379 gene encoding pleiotropic drug resistance protein 3, whose product MELIPTERISMDIHGDDDADPGVEKVDQLQWAEIQRLPSLKRLRTSLFEGKRVVDVAKLGALERHLFIDKLIKHIENDNLRLLRKLRNRIDRVNVTLPSVEVRYKNLFVEAEYEVVQGKPLPTLWNSLMSMLSVFKKAIWCGSRETRMSILKDVSGIIKPSRFTLLLGPPGSGKTTFLLALAEELDKSLKASGEISYNGYKLDEFVPQKTSAYISQYDMHIAEMTVRETIDFSARCQGVGSRTDIMMEVSRKEKEQGIIPDPDIDTYMKAISVEGQSRNLQTDYILKILGLDICGDIMVGDALRRGISGGQKKRLTTGEMIVGPMKALFMDEISNGLDSSTTFQIVTCLQQLVHITDATVLVSLLQPAPETFNLFDDVILMAEGKIVYHGPRSNVLQFFEDCGFKCPTRKSVADFLQEVISKKDQAQYWYNTDLPYNYISVDQFSQIFKQSHMGKTLNNELSKPYDKSQGSSNALSFSAYSMSKWKLFKACMARELLLVKRNSFVYVFKTAQLFIIAVMTMTVFIRTELDVDLESANYFMGSLYYALVRLMTNGVAELSLTIARLPVVDKQRTFYLYPAWAYSIPASILKIPFSVVDALLWTALTYYVIGYSPEVKRFFCHFLVLFALHQTSTSMCRFIASIFRNIIVATSCGTLVLSLMYVFGGFILPRSSLPPWLRWAFWVSPMSYGEIAITLNEFRAPRWQKVSKWNTTLGELILTSHGLNFDDYFFWISLGALFGMSILCDLGFVLSLTYLKPKKMSRPIISKKKLSELQGKDNGSSTSTAQSDNKSIPAASSQTTAESIKEGKGSLVLPFEPLTISFKDVQYYVDTPAEMREHGFNQKTLQLLRDITGAFRPGILTALMGVSGAGKTTLLDVLSGRKTGGKIEGDIRISGYPKVQKTFARISGYCEQTDIHSPHITVEESVMYSAWLRLPPETDPQIKARFVEEVIATIELDGIKDCLVGIPGQSGLSTEQQKRLTIAVELVSNPSIIFMDEPTSGLDARAASIVMRVVKNIVATGRTTVCTIHQPSIDVFESFDELILMKMGGQIIYSGMLGHHSSKLIEYFEGIPGVPRIKDNYNPATWMLEISSASAEAELGIDFANIYKESAQYRDTMAMVRELSEPKAGSRDLHFPTHFPQNGLVQFMACLWKQHLSYWRCPEYNLARFMYLIVSSLLFGAIFWQKGKDIKTEQDLFNIFGSMYIAVIFLGINNCSTVLPYVATERTVLYRERFAGMYSSKAYSFAQVSIEIPYILMQTILYVAITYPIIGYSWSAYKVFWYFYASFCTFLYFVYLGMLIVSLSTNLEVASVLAVALYTVLNLFSGYLMPGPKIPKWWIWLYWICPTSWSLNGLLTSQYGDMDKELLVFGEMKTIGAFLEQYFGFHHHHLVVVAMVLIAFPIIFASLFVYCMGKLDFQRR is encoded by the exons atggAGCTgattccaactgagagaattagCATGGATAtccatggtgatgatgatgctgATCCTGGGGTCGAGAAAGTTGATCAATTGCAGTGGGCTGAAATTCAAAGACTGCCCTCTTTGAAACGCCTAAGAACCTCACTTTTTGAAGGAAAGAGGGTGGTTGATGTTGCAAAGCTTGGAGCACTTGAAAGGCATCTTTTCATTGACAAGCTCATCAAACACATTGAGAACGACAACCTCCGGCTGCTTCGCAAACTTAGAAACAGAATAGAcag AGTGAATGTTACTTTACCCTCTGTGGAAGTGAGGTACAAGAATCTGTTTGTGGAGGCAGAGTATGAGGTAGTCCAAGGAAAGCCCCTACCAACCTTATGGAATTCTCTTATGAGCATGTTGTCA GTTTTTAAAAAGGCAATCTGGTGCGGCTCTCGAGAAACCAGGATGAGCATTCTTAAAGATGTCAGTGGCATCATCAAACCATCAAG GTTTACTCTTCTTCTTGGTCCCCCAGGGAGTGGTAAAACCACCTTCTTATTGGCCCTAGCAGAAGAGCTAGACAAATCCCTCAAG GCTTCAGGTGAAATTTCTTATAATGGTTACAAGCTAGACGAGTTTGTTCCTCAGAAAACTTCAGCATACATTAGCCAATATGACATGCACATAGCGGAGATGACAGTAAGGGAGACAATTGACTTTTCAGCCCGCTGCCAAGGTGTTGGGAGCAGAACTG ATATAATGATGGAAGTCAGcagaaaagagaaagaacaaGGAATCATCCCTGATCCAGATATCGACACCTACATGAAG GCAATTTCAGTTGAAGGGCAGAGTAGAAATCTCCAAACAGACTATATTTTAAAG ATCCTCGGACTGGATATCTGCGGGGACATAATGGTTGGTGATGCATTGAGAAGGGGCATTTCAGGTGGTCAGAAGAAAAGGCTTACTACAg GAGAGATGATTGTTGGTCCAATGAAAGCTCTATTTATGGATGAAATATCAAACGGATTGGACAGCTCCACAACATTTCAGATAGTTACATGCCTTCAGCAATTGGTGCACATTACTGATGCTACTGTATTGGTTTCACTTCTTCAGCCGGCGCCAGAAACCTTTAATCTATTTGATGATGTAATATTGATGGCAGAGGGGAAAATAGTATATCATGGTCCTCGTAGTAATGTACTTCAATTCTTTGAAGATTGTGGTTTTAAGTGCCCAACAAGAAAGAGTGTTGCAGATTTCCTTCAGGAG GTTATATCCAAGAAGGATCAAGCTCAATACTGGTATAACACTGACCTTCCCTACAACTATATTTCAGTGGATCAATTCTCTCAAATATTCAAACAGAGTCACATGGGCAAGACATTAAACAATGAGCTATCAAAACCATATGATAAGTCTCAGGGAAGTAGTAATGCCTTGTCGTTTAGTGCATATTCGATGAGTAAATGGAAATTGTTTAAAGCTTGCATGGCTAGAGAGCTACTTCTCGTGAAACGAAATTCCTTTGTCTATGTTTTCAAAACAGCACAG CTTTTCATCATTGCAGTTATGACAATGACAGTATTCATAAGAACTGAGTTGGATGTGGATTTGGAGAGTGCAAATTATTTCATGGGATCGTTGTATTATGCACTTGTGAGACTCATGACCAATGGAGTTGCAGAGCTATCCTTGACAATTGCTAGACTTCCTGTGGTTGACAAGCAGAGAACATTTTATCTGTACCCTGCATGGGCTTATTCCATTCCAGCCTCTATCCTAAAGATTCCATTTTCGGTGGTTGATGCCCTGCTATGGACAGCTCTAACTTACTATGTTATTGGGTATAGCCCTGAGGTGAAAAG GTTCTTCTGCCACTTCCTTGTGCTATTTGCTCTACATCAAACATCAACATCCATGTGCCGTTTCATCGCCTCAATCTTTAGAAATATAATTGTTGCTACGAGTTGTGGCACTTTGGTTCTGTCATTGATGTACGTGTTTGGAGGCTTCATTCTTCCACGAT CCTCTCTACCTCCTTGGTTGAGGTGGGCATTCTGGGTTTCTCCCATGTCCTATGGGGAAATAGCTATCACCCTTAACGAATTCCGAGCTCCACGCTGGCAAAAG GTCTCAAAATGGAACACTACCCTTGGTGAGCTTATTCTAACCAGTCATGGTTTGAACTTTGATGACTATTTCTTTTGGATATCACTTGGAGCACTATTTGGGATGTCAATACTATGTGATCTTGGATTTGTCTTATCCTTGACCTATTTGAAAC CTAAGAAGATGTCTCGGCCTATTATTTCCAAGAAAAAGTTATCTGAACTGCAAGGAAAAGATAATGGCAGTAGTACCAGTACTGCACAGTCAGACAACAAATCAATTCCAGCTGCTTCTTCCCAAACTACAGCAGAATCAATAAAAGAGG GGAAGGGAAGTCTGGTCCTGCCATTTGAGCCTCTAACAATCTCGTTTAAGGACGTGCAGTATTACGTTGATACTCCTGCG GAAATGAGAGAACATGGCTTCAATCAGAAAACTCTTCAACTGCTTCGAGATATAACTGGAGCATTCAGGCCAGGAATTCTTACAGCCCTAATGGGTGTGAGTGGGGCTGGGAAAACCACTCTCTTGGATGTGCTTTCAGGAAGAAAAACTGGAGGTAAAATTGAAGGAGATATAAGAATATCAGGGTATCCCAAAGTCCAGAAGACATTTGCGAGAATTTCAGGTTACTGTGAGCAGACTGATATACATTCTCCACATATTACTGTAGAAGAATCAGTGATGTACTCAGCTTGGCTGCGGTTGCCACCCGAAACAGATCCGCAAATAAAAGCT AGATTTGTGGAAGAAGTGATTGCAACAATTGAACTGGATGGTATAAAAGATTGTTTGGTTGGGATTCCTGGCCAAAGTGGGCTATCAACAGAACAGCAAAAGAGGCTTACAATTGCAGTGGAACTTGTTTCCAATCcgtcaataatatttatggatGAGCCTACTTCAGGTTTGGATGCTAGAGCAGCTTCAATTGTCATGCGTGTAGTGAAGAATATAGTAGCCACTGGAAGGACAACTGTTTGTACCATCCATCAACCAAGTATTGACGTATTTGAGTCTTTTGATGAG ttaattttgatgaaaatggGAGGCCAGATCATCTATTCGGGAATGCTAGGTCATCATTCAAGTAAACTCATTGAATATTTTGAG GGTATTCCTGGTGTTCCAAGGATCAAAGATAACTATAACCCTGCAACTTGGATGTTAGAAATCAGTTCAGCTTCAGCAGAAGCAGAACTTGGTATAGATTTTGCCAACATTTATAAGGAGTCCGCTCAGTACAG AGACACTATGGCAATGGTAAGGGAATTGAGTGAACCAAAGGCAGGTTCAAGAGACTTGCACTTTCCCACTCATTTTCCACAAAATGGCCTGGTGCAGTTCATGGCTTGCCTGTGGAAACAGCACCTTTCCTATTGGAGATGCCCTGAATACAACTTGGCacgttttatgtatttgattgtCTCATCTCTCTTGTTTGGTGCAATTTTTTGGCAAAAAGGAAAGGACAT aaaaactgaGCAGGATTTGTTCAACATTTTTGGATCCATGTATATCGCTGTAATATTCTTGGGCATAAACAATTGTTCGACGGTTCTTCCTTACGTGGCAACTGAACGCACTGTTTTGTACCGGGAAAGATTTGCAGGAATGTACTCCTCAAAGGCTTATTCATTTGCACAG GTCTCCATCGAAATACCTTATATACTGATGCAAACAATTTTGTACGTGGCCATTACATATCCAATAATAGGCTACAGCTGGTCTGCTTACAAGGTTTTCTGGTACTTCTATGCATCGTTTTGTACGTTTCTATATTTTGTGTATCTTGGGATGCTGATAGTTTCTTTGAGCACAAACCTTGAAGTAGCTTCGGTCTTGGCCGTGGCACTCTACACAGTGTTAAATCTTTTCTCAGGCTATCTCATGCCAGGGCCG AAAATTCCTAAGTGGTGGATTTGGTTGTATTGGATTTGTCCCACATCCTGGTCCCTGAATGGTCTGCTGACTTCACAGTATGGAGACATGGACAAAGAGCTCTTGGTATTTGGGGAGATGAAGACGATTGGTGCATTTCTAGAACAATATTTTGgctttcatcatcatcatttagtCGTTGTGGCTATGGTGCTCATTGCTTTTCCAATTATTTTTGCATCTCTGTTTGTCTATTGTATGGGGAAATTAGATTTTCAAAGAAGGTAA
- the LOC107433296 gene encoding pentatricopeptide repeat-containing protein At3g06430, chloroplastic — protein MASISLSFAYSLLPTTLSHNNNNNSNNNKSSNSSITHGAKDPNFMVVRCAFAAAPRTTNPSSSSSSSSSSSSSPEAARKRHWKQGEYPGVSESSIPGISRKSPIKNVKKKLDRKNNAKAWVNTVTETLSERIQNKQWLQALEVFEMLRQQPFYQPKQGTYMKLLLLLGRSGQPNRACQLFDTMLEEGLEPTPELYTALLAAYCRNNLIDEAFSTFNHMKTLPNCQPDVFTYSTLIKACVDASRFELVESLYEEMDARLISPNTVTQNIVLSGYGRAEKFDQMEKVLSGMLESTTCKPDVWTMNIILSVFGNMGQIDTMERWYEKFRNFGIEPETRTFNILIGAYGKKRMYDKMSSVMEYMRKLQFPWTTSTYNNVIEAFADVGDAKHMECTFDQMRAEGMKADTKTFCCLINGYANAGLFHKVVSSIQLAGKFEIPENTSFYNAVISACAKAEDLMEMERVFKRMKDKQCLPNSTTYSIMVEAYRKEGMNDKIYYLEQEKQEIAVQWSLK, from the exons ATGGCTTCAATATCTCTCTCATTCGCTTATTCTCTGCTTCCTACTACTCTCTcccacaacaacaataacaacagcaacaacaacaaaagcagCAACAGCTCTATCACCCATGGAGCCAAAGACCCCAATTTCATGGTTGTTCGCTGTGCATTTGCAGCAGCACCTAGAACCACCAATCCATCATCGTCATCGTCGtcatcgtcttcttcttcttcttcccccgAGGCGGCTAGAAAGAGACACTGGAAGCAGGGCGAATACCCTGGAGTTTCAGAGTCATCCATTCCTGGGATCTCAAGGAAGTCCCCCATCAAGAATGTCAAGAAGAAGTTGGACCGTAAGAACAATGCCAAAGCCTGGGTTAACACAGTTACTGAAACCTTGTCCGAACGCATTCAGAATAAGCAGTGGCTCCAAGCCCTTGAG GTTTTTGAAATGCTCAGACAACAACCTTTCTATCAACCTAAACAAGGGACATACATGAAACTCCTTCTTCTGCTTGGAAGATCCGGCCAACCCAACCGCGCATGTCAGCTTTTTGACACTATGCTTGAAGAAGGATTGGAACCCACTCCTGAACTTTATACGGCCTTACTTGCAGCTTATTGTCGCAACAATCTCATAGACGAGGCATTCTCTACTTTCAACCACATGAAGACCCTCCCTAATTGCCAACCTGATGTTTTTACTTACAGTACCTTAATAAAAGCTTGTGTTGATGCTTCACGGTTTGAATTAGTTGAGTCCTTGTATGAAGAAATGGATGCACGGCTAATATCTCCAAATACAGTCACCCAAAACATAGTGTTAAGCGGATATGGTAGGGCTGAAAAATTTGACCAGATGGAGAAAGTGTTATCAGGGATGCTGGAGAGCACAACTTGCAAGCCTGATGTATGGACAATGAACATTATCCTTAGTGTGTTTGGTAATATGGGTCAGATTGATACAATGGAAAGATGGTATGAGAAGTTCCGTAACTTTGGCATTGAGCCAGAAACCCGCACTTTTAATATCTTGATTGGTGCTTATGGGAAAAAAAGGATGTATGATAAGATGTCATCTGTCATGGAATACATGCGTAAGCTTCAATTTCCATGGACGACTTCGACTTATAACAATGTCATAGAAGCCTTTGCAGACGTGGGAGATGCAAAACACATGGAATGCACATTTGATCAGATGCGTGCTGAGGGTATGAAAGCAGACACCAAGACATTCTGCTGCCTTATTAATGGGTATGCCAATGCAGGCCTCTTCCACAAGGTGGTTAGCAGCATTCAGTTGGCTGGAAAGTTTGAGATACCTGAGAATACCTCATTTTATAATGCAGTGATATCTGCATGTGCAAAGGCAGAGGATTTGATGGAAATGGAGAGAGTTTTTAAGCGGATGAAAGACAAACAATGTCTTCCGAATTCCACAACGTACTCTATCATGGTGGAGGCATATAGAAAGGAAGGTATGAATGACAAGATATACTATTTGGAGCAAGAAAAGCAGGAGATTGCAGTTCAATGGTCCTTAAAATGA
- the LOC107433295 gene encoding uncharacterized protein LOC107433295, whose protein sequence is MVLGESKSKFICDDVTEDLVIEILLRLSVRALKRFKCLCQSWYPLINSSSFKAAKHYSFRIEGVIEEDIQNFDLSYESGRFEGPFRGCLALWNPASGYTKAIPKHKYDPYGEYTDPQDYGIGFDSINNEDKPFFICSLMPYDRASSSDDEEDFTMTLWIYTIKTNLWKTIEFSGLAAHSYGDVFYTHGMSHWRGYSSRDDGGDVIVSFDITENDEFILTTPFPNDIINTHMPILIVIMTVTMIVLTFLFSMNPLFWFVLISKTTMMMMIL, encoded by the exons ATGGTGTTGGGAGAATCCAAATCCAAATTTATATGTGATGATGTGACAGAAGACTTGGTGATTGAGATATTGTTGAGGTTGTCAGTGAGAGCTCTGAAGCGATTCAAGTGCTTGTGCCAGTCATGGTATCCCTTGATCAACAGCTCTTCCTTCAAGGCTGCCAAACACTATTCATTCAGAATCGAAGGAGTTATCGAGGAGGACATCCAAAATTTCGATCTTTCCTACGAATCAGGA CGTTTTGAAGGTCCTTTTCGTGGTTGTTTAGCTCTTTGGAACCCTGCATCTGGATATACAAAGGCTATCCCAAAACATAAATACGATCCATATGGTGAGTATACTGATCCACAAGATTATGGAATTGGGTTTGATTCCATAAACAATGAGGACAAGCCCTTCTTCATTTGCAGCCTCATGCCCTATGATAGGGCCTCCTCTTCGGATGATGAGGAGGATTTTACAATGACTCTTTGGATCTACACCATCAAAACCAACCTGTGGAAAACCATTGAATTTTCTGGCCTTGCTGCACATTCATATGGTGACGTTTTCTACACCCATGGAATGTCACACTGGAGAGGATACAGCAGCCGCGATGATGGAGGGGATGTAATTGTTTCCTTTGACATTACCGAGAATGACGAGTTCATTCTCACTACCCCCTTTCCTAATGATATTATTAATACACACATGCCTATCCTTATTGTTATCATGACTGTAACAATGATTGTCCTTACCTTTCTTTTCTCAATGAATCCCTTGTTCTGGTTTGTCCTCATCAGTAAAAcgacaatgatgatgatgattcttTAG